GAAGTATAGCGCCACTTTCCGTTTTGCTCCTCCATCGTCTTCCACTGGCTGTACAAATCAAGGGACAACGTACGGGCAAACCCTTTGCATTTAATGAGCGCAGACGTTTTCGCAATGACAAAGCCAAAGCCAGGCACGCCTTGGATGCATTTGTTCGCGCTTGAGATCAGGAAGTCTATCGAGAGCTCTGCTGCATCCATTGGAATGCCTCCGAAGCTACTCATCGCATCTACGATATAGACTTTTCCGTATTTCTTGGCGACCTCACCGATTTCTTTGATGGGATTGAGCATGCCCGTAGTCGTTTCTGAGTGTACGACAGCCACATGCGTGATCGTTGCATCCGCCGCTAGTCTCTGCTCCAATACCTCTGCATCGGCTTGTGTCACTTCGCCAAAATCAATGACCTCCGTTGCAATTCCATGAATTTGTGCCATTTCCACGATCCGATCCCCGTATGCACCATTCGTCAGGACGAGCAGCTTGCCGTCTGCGGGAATCGCACTGCTTATCACCGCTTCCACACAAAAGCTCCCGCTTCCTTGTATCAAGACGCTCGTATAATCCTCTACCTGCGAGGTTGCCAAGCGGACGAGCTTTTGGCGGATTGCCTGTACCAGTTCATTGTAATCACGATCCCATGTGCACCAGTCCCGCAGCATCGCCTCGCGGACGGTTGAGGAAGTTGTCAATGGTCCGGGGGTGAGCAACAAGTACGGGTTGTCGGTTGGTCTTGTCTGATTCATGGTCTCTCTCCTCCTACATGACGCATCTCGATCTTTTTCAGCACCTCATCCAAGCATCCAATCTCCTCGATTACGTAGTGCGCGCCCGCCGCCATCAGTCGTTCTGTTGCGATAGCAAGTTTTTTATCCAGCTCTTCCTGTGGCATGCTCGTCACTTCCTCCAAGGACAGACCGAGCTCGCTTCCACCCTTCAGAACGCCAACGGTCCACATTCCGGCGTTTCTGCCTTCTTTCATATCGCTCGTCGTATCACCGACCTTGACCATCTCGTTCATTGGATATACGTCCAGCAGGATCGCATTTTGATAGCACATCCATGGATATGGACGTCCAGCAGGCACTTCACTCGGGGTGATCAGTACGTCCGGCTCGTAGCCCTGTTGTTTAGCCGATGCTGCTACAACATTCATCATTTCCCTTGTGTACCCTGTAGTTGAGCCGATTTTGATGCCTTGCTCACGCAGTCGTCCTACCAATTCGATTGCCCCCGGTATAGGAGTAGCATACTCGTGCAGCGTAGCCATCAGCATCGGTTCGAAGTCAGCGTACAATTCGTCCACATCCGCTTCATTCGGAAGTCGACCGTAACGCTCTTGCCACAGCGCTGCTACCCGCTCCATTTTGCACAGCGCCTGGATATGATCGCGCTTGAGCATCCCCATCGGCTCACGTGCTTCTGCTGCTGTCAACTCGATCCCCCGTTTTTTGAACACCTGTAAAAAGACCGCCAAAGGAGCGAAACACCCGTAATCTACCATCGTTCCCGCCCAATCAAATACTACTGCTTTCATGCTTTATGCCACCTGACCTTTCTCTTGGTAGGACCTTGTTGTCCGCTTGCGAAGTTTGGATGCAATCCATTCTGCACCAGCACGTGCGAGGATGTTGAGGAAGACGATCAATACCGACATCGCTGCTGCCGGAGCCACATCCCCGGCGTCATCCATGTTGACGATGGAGACAGATGCCAACTTGAAATCCGCTGCGTACAGAAAAACAACCGCCGAGATCGTCACCATCGAGTTGATGAAAAAGTAAACCGCCATCTCGACAATTGCTGGCATACAGACGGGAATCGTGACGCGCCACAATAGCTTTGTTTGCGAGATCCCCATGGACTCTGCCGCCTGCTCGAACTCAGGATCGAGCTTTTTCAACGCGCTCGTTGCTGTAATAAAACCGACTGCGAAAAAATGAATGACGTTCGCCAAAATTAGAATCCAGATCGTTCCGTACATGCCGTGAAATGGATTCGATGGATTATTGAAGAAGAAAATGTACGCTAGCCCAATGACCATCCCCGGCAATGCCAGCGGGAGAATCGACAGGAAGTATCCAGCTTGGCGAAGCCCCTTCCACACTTGGGACTTTTCAATCGTGTAGGCCGTAATAAACGTGACCGCCGTCCCAATCACTGCCGTCAGCAAGGCGACGAGAATGCTGTTCCACAGTGGCTCGATCCCTTCTCCGGCTACATTGGAAAAGTCGTAATGATCCAAGCCAAAAGTCAGATTATACGGCCATACTTTGATGAAAGAAGCCAGTACCACTGCAGCCATGAGAAGCAGCAAAAATCCGCTGACGCTCACACAAATAACGGAGTAAAACAAGTCGCGCAAACGATTTTCCTTGATTCGATACGGTTTGGACTTGGCTGTAACAGCCGCATGTTGCTTCCGCTCAACAATCCGGTCCACGACAAACGCCACGAGAGCTGGAATGATCAATAGCAGCCCAACCGTTGCTCCCATCGTCATATTTTGCTGACCGATGACCTGCTTGTAGACGTCTGTCGCCAGTACAGAAAACTGTCCGCCGACAACCTTTGGTGCTCCGAAGTCAGTAAACGAGAGAGTAAAACAGACAAAGCAGGCGCTGACGATACCGTATTTCACACTGGGAATCGTCACTACAAAAAACTTGCGCAAATGGTTCGCCCCGAGCGTATCCGCCGCTTCGTACAATTGATAGTCGGCAAAAGCAAGGGAAACAGCGAGAATCAAATACGCTTGCGGAAAAACATAGACGATCTCCGCCAAAATTATCCCAACAGGGCCGTACAGATCGATGTCCCATTGGAACGGGAGCAACCCGAAGATTCCTGTCGTCACCAGCCCTTGATTCCCAAAAAGGTAAGTCAGGGCGATTCCGTGCATCATCGTGGGTGCAAACAGCGGTAGCAGCGCGATAGCCCGAAAGACTCGTTTTCCGCGAATCCCGCTGCGCGTCAAGGCATATGCGAATAGAAAAGCGAGTGTGACTGCAATAAGCGTGGTCATCGCAGAAATATACAAAGTGTTGTTCAGCGACCCTGCCAGTGCTGGGGTGGAAAAGTACGTAACGAAATTGTCCAGGCCGATGAACTGACCGTTCTTGTTATAGAATGCTTTGGAAAACAGCTGGCCAAGTGGCAACAGAACACTCGCTGACAATCCAAGAACGACAAGGCCGATGAGCCACTTTTGTATGGCTTTTCCATCGAAGATCGATGTCATTTCCTTCATGCTGCTCACTCCTGTCCCTCTATGGCTGGCGCATGCTCAAATGACAGCAAATTCTCCAGCGGAAACTCCAGCCACATCTTTTTGCCTCGGGCAATTCCAAGTCTTTGTGCCTCGGCCGCTATTAAATCGATTGTCAGAAGCTCTTTTTTTATCTGACCTTCCTCTTGCCACTCCAGAAAGATTCGATAAAAAGCACCGCGAAATTCTATTTCGGAAATAGTCGCAGGAATGGTGCATTCGGATTCTTGCTGCAAAAGCCGCACATGCTCCGGTCTGATCGCAAGTAAGCGATTCGGATCAGATTGCGCATTCTCAAAGCGACTGTACTCAAAAAAGTTGATCGCTCCGATAAAATCAGCAACAAACGGAGTCGCTGGTCTGTTATAGATCTCCTCGGGTGTACCTACCTGAACGACCTCGCCGTGATCCATGACGACGATCTTGTCAGCCATGGTTAATGCCTCATCCTGGTCATGGGTGACCATCACGGTAGTCATGCCGTACTGCTCATGCAAACGCCGAATCTCCCGGCGCAGCTTTTGTCTTACCTTTGCGTCCAATGCTGATAATGGTTCATCTAAAAGCAAGATATCCGGCGATAGTGCAATCGCTCGCGCCAAGGCAATTCGCTGCTGTTGACCGCCTGAGAGCTGGCTGGGATATTTGGCGGCGGCATGAGACAAATCAACCATGTCTAGCGCCTCTTCTACTTTGGCTGCGATCTCTTTTTTCCCTAGCTTCTTTTCTTGCAGACCAAAGGCAATGTTTTCGGCAGCCGTCAAATTGGGAAACAAGGCGTAAGATTGGAACATCATCGCAATGTTTCTTTTTGCAGGAGGCAGAGAAGTAATCTCCCTGCCTCCCAAGATCATCTTGCCTGTTGTCGGCTGTTCCAATCCAGCCAGCATTCTCAGTAATGTCGTTTTACCGCAGCCACTGGGACCGAGCAGACAAACAAATTCATTCTTGTCAATTTCGATGGAAATGTGCTCCAATGCGGCAAACAAACCAAAGCGTTTACTGACCCCTTGAATGGATAGATAGGATTGTGTCATGCTGTTCTCCTCACTGCTTACTTGGGTTCACTCTTGGTCGCGTATCGTTTTTCCCACTCCGCCAAGACGTTGTCACGATTTTGTGCGGCTTGATTCAGGTCGAGCTTGATTAATTGCTTGATCGGATCTACTGCGTAGCCTTCCGGGAGCGTCGCGCCTTCTTGCTTGACACTGACGATGGCGAAGTTCTGGTTGTAGGCTTTCATGACTTCATCCGAGATAGCCCAGTCCAAGAACAGCTTGGATTCTGGCTTGATCTGACTCTTTTTGATCAAGGCATTCGCCTCTACATCCCAACCCGAGCCTTCTGTTGGAAAGACGACTTCCACGGGCGCGCCTTTTTTCTTCTCAGTAATCGAACGGTAGCCAAAGGAAATGCCGATTGGATATTCGCCAGATGCGGCCATTTTCGCTGGCTTCGAGCCGGAATGCGTGTAGATCGCCATGTTTTCATGCAGCTTGTCGAGGTACGCCCAGCCTTCTTTCTCCCCTTTTAATTGCATGATTCCGTTGACGGTGAGAAGCCCGGTTCCAGAAGACGCTGGATTCGGCATCACGATCAGCCCTTTGTACTCCGGTTTGATCAGGTCTTCGTATGAGCGCGGGATGGGCAAATTGCGTTTTTCCAGCTCCTTGGTATTGACCGCGATTGCAGTCTCCCACGCATCGATTCCTACCCAGCTTGCAGGTTCCTTGGAATCCTTGAACTCCGGGGATACCTTCTCGATTCCTTTCGGTGAATAGCCTTCGAGCATGCCTTGCTGTTCGAGTACAAGCAGGCTTGTTGCTGCCGTTCCCCATACGACGTCTGCTTGTGGATTGTCTTTTTCCGCCAGCAGCTTTGCTGTGATGATCCCTGTGGAATCGCGGACGATATTGACCTTTACATCTGGATATTTCGCTTTGAAGGATTCCAAATACGTTTTGATCTGGTCATCCTCCAACGCTGTATAAACGGTAATCTCTCCGGAGGCGTTTGTACTTTCCTTTGTGGAAGTTTGTGTGTTTGGTTGTGACCCTGGTGCTTGTCCACATCCTGCTAAAAACGCAATTGATAGAACGGATGCAAGTAAAGGATAATGCCACTTCTTCATGAGAACCTCTCCTCTTTGCGGAATGTTCATTTCTTGGTTCCTACGACACCAATCTTACGGGGGAAATATTAAGCGAATATGAACGCAACGTAAATTGATTGTTTTTATGTGCGTTTAGTTGTGTTTTATTGGTTTTATAAACATGTACGTTTGCACAAAACAAAAGACTGAGTCATCCATTCCAATAGCAAATGGGATGAACTCAATCTTTTGTTTTTAGCGTATCAACTACTGCAAAGCAGCCTCTACAGCCGCCTCTGCATGAATCGCAGTCGTATCAAATACCGGGACCGTGCAATCCTGCGCTGTGATCAATAGGCCGATTTCCGTGCAACCGAGGATGACTGCCTCAGCGCCTTCCTTGACCAATCGCTCAATAATTGCCTGGTAGGTACGTTTGGATTCTTCGCGAATGATCCCGACACACAGCTCATTGTAAATAATCTCATGGACGAGTTTTCGTTCTTGTTCATCCGGCAGCAATACCTCTAATCCATGAACATCACGCAGACGCCCTGTATAGAAATCCTGCTCCATCGTAAACCGCGTCGCAAGCAGTGCCACTCGTTTATGTCCGTGGCTCGCGATCGCTTGCGCTGTCGCATCCGCGATATGAAGAAAAGGCAGGCTAGTCGCTTCTTCGATGGCATACGCCAACTTGTGCATCGTATTTGTGCAGAGAACAATCAGGTCGGCTCCTGCCGCTTCCAGACTTTTCGCCGCAAGCCCCATCCGCTCGCCTGCCTCTTCCCATCGTCCTTCTCGTTGCATTTCTTCGATCTCGGCAAAATCAACAGAATACATAATGCTTTTTGCCGAATGCAAACCGCCCAGCCGCTCCTTGACGGTTTCATTGATCAAACGATAGTAGACCAAGGAGGACTCCCAACTCATGCCGCCAATTAATCCGATTGTTTTCATTGTTCTCTACTCTCCTTTGTCGTTATCGTTTTCATGCGCGTTTTCCCATCACGCCTGACGAAAACGGGTTTGTAGTAGTTCATGCGCCTTTTTCGTACACAACGAAGTGTCCAACGGAATCCCTCGTTCCAGCGCCTCCACTTCTGTTAACAAGGCTTCTTTTACACCATCAGCATTCAGCCCTAATGTCAGAGCCATCTTTTTGTAAAAAGAATAATAACTCTCTTTCTTTGCTGGACCGAGATGAAGAGTTCCAAGATAGGAGCTTTGCAGCAATTCGTGGATGGCCTTTCCCACATCTTCCACATGGACAAACGTCTTGTGCAAATTACCTGACCGGCTTACTTCTCTGCCAGCTTCCAGCTCTGCATACATCGAAGCTACGCGTTTATCCCATTGCCCAACCGCATTGCGACCATAGATCGGGCCCACTCGCACGATGACATGATTGGGATGCCGCTCACGAATGCGTGCTTCCCCTCGTATTTTGGCATTCGAATAAGCAGCTAACTGATTTCTCTCTTCTAATGGCTCGGGATGATCTTGTTCCCGATAAGAGCCTGTTCCTCTTCCGAAAATACCGTCTGTGGAGATGAAGATGAATTTGCTCTTTTCCGGCAACTGAGAAAACAGAACATCCAAGCCTCTTTCTATTAGCTCTCGTTCATCTGTTGCACTCATCAACGCCCAAATAACAACATGTGGTGCAAGCTCTTGCAGTATCGCTGAAAAAGAAGGGGTGTCAGTCACATCGACCCGAAGCAATTGATGGACAGCTTGTGCAGCAAAGCATGTACCCATCAGATCAATGGCATTATCCCGCAAAAGCTCCTGATAGATTTGACTTCCCAAGTAGCCGCTAGCCCCGAGCAACAATACGCGGCGTTTCTTCACGGCATGTCCCCCTCTATCACTTACCATCTCGATTATAATCTAATATACCACTATCTCCCATATATAGGGACGCATAAATAACAGACCCGCTGCGTCCCGCGTAATAAATTTTAATTTCCTACATCGATTATTCAGACCGGTATAGCTGGCCGCATGCCGCGTTAATGTCCGAACCAAATTGAGTTCGGACCGTGACGCTTATCCCCTTTGACTTCAGGACACGAACAAATGCTTTAATCCCAGAAGGATCAGATTGCCGATAGCTGTCTGGCGTAACTTCGGTCGAATTGAATGGAATCAGGTTAACGTGGTAGAGATGTTCCCAAGATCCCCTTCCCCGTAGCAACTCGGCAACTGCTTCCGCATGCGCCGTCGAGTCGTTTACTCCACGAAGAAGAATATACGCAATATATACCTTTCTCCCTGTTTCCCGGATGTGACGATCCAATGCCATCAGTACGTCGCGGACTGGGAATCGGTCGTTGATCGGCATCAGCTCGCTTCGCTGATCG
This genomic stretch from Brevibacillus brevis harbors:
- the phnW gene encoding 2-aminoethylphosphonate--pyruvate transaminase, giving the protein MNQTRPTDNPYLLLTPGPLTTSSTVREAMLRDWCTWDRDYNELVQAIRQKLVRLATSQVEDYTSVLIQGSGSFCVEAVISSAIPADGKLLVLTNGAYGDRIVEMAQIHGIATEVIDFGEVTQADAEVLEQRLAADATITHVAVVHSETTTGMLNPIKEIGEVAKKYGKVYIVDAMSSFGGIPMDAAELSIDFLISSANKCIQGVPGFGFVIAKTSALIKCKGFARTLSLDLYSQWKTMEEQNGKWRYTSPTHVVRAFYQALIELEAEGGVEKRYERYQRNQQLLAEGMDRIGFRILLPKESQSPFITSFYYPESEAFTFAQLYERLKQAGFVIYPGKISQADTFRIGNIGEVYPEDIERLITAMENNRFWLE
- the phnX gene encoding phosphonoacetaldehyde hydrolase, giving the protein MKAVVFDWAGTMVDYGCFAPLAVFLQVFKKRGIELTAAEAREPMGMLKRDHIQALCKMERVAALWQERYGRLPNEADVDELYADFEPMLMATLHEYATPIPGAIELVGRLREQGIKIGSTTGYTREMMNVVAASAKQQGYEPDVLITPSEVPAGRPYPWMCYQNAILLDVYPMNEMVKVGDTTSDMKEGRNAGMWTVGVLKGGSELGLSLEEVTSMPQEELDKKLAIATERLMAAGAHYVIEEIGCLDEVLKKIEMRHVGGERP
- a CDS encoding putative 2-aminoethylphosphonate ABC transporter permease subunit; this translates as MKEMTSIFDGKAIQKWLIGLVVLGLSASVLLPLGQLFSKAFYNKNGQFIGLDNFVTYFSTPALAGSLNNTLYISAMTTLIAVTLAFLFAYALTRSGIRGKRVFRAIALLPLFAPTMMHGIALTYLFGNQGLVTTGIFGLLPFQWDIDLYGPVGIILAEIVYVFPQAYLILAVSLAFADYQLYEAADTLGANHLRKFFVVTIPSVKYGIVSACFVCFTLSFTDFGAPKVVGGQFSVLATDVYKQVIGQQNMTMGATVGLLLIIPALVAFVVDRIVERKQHAAVTAKSKPYRIKENRLRDLFYSVICVSVSGFLLLLMAAVVLASFIKVWPYNLTFGLDHYDFSNVAGEGIEPLWNSILVALLTAVIGTAVTFITAYTIEKSQVWKGLRQAGYFLSILPLALPGMVIGLAYIFFFNNPSNPFHGMYGTIWILILANVIHFFAVGFITATSALKKLDPEFEQAAESMGISQTKLLWRVTIPVCMPAIVEMAVYFFINSMVTISAVVFLYAADFKLASVSIVNMDDAGDVAPAAAMSVLIVFLNILARAGAEWIASKLRKRTTRSYQEKGQVA
- a CDS encoding putative 2-aminoethylphosphonate ABC transporter ATP-binding protein, yielding MTQSYLSIQGVSKRFGLFAALEHISIEIDKNEFVCLLGPSGCGKTTLLRMLAGLEQPTTGKMILGGREITSLPPAKRNIAMMFQSYALFPNLTAAENIAFGLQEKKLGKKEIAAKVEEALDMVDLSHAAAKYPSQLSGGQQQRIALARAIALSPDILLLDEPLSALDAKVRQKLRREIRRLHEQYGMTTVMVTHDQDEALTMADKIVVMDHGEVVQVGTPEEIYNRPATPFVADFIGAINFFEYSRFENAQSDPNRLLAIRPEHVRLLQQESECTIPATISEIEFRGAFYRIFLEWQEEGQIKKELLTIDLIAAEAQRLGIARGKKMWLEFPLENLLSFEHAPAIEGQE
- a CDS encoding putative 2-aminoethylphosphonate ABC transporter substrate-binding protein; the encoded protein is MKKWHYPLLASVLSIAFLAGCGQAPGSQPNTQTSTKESTNASGEITVYTALEDDQIKTYLESFKAKYPDVKVNIVRDSTGIITAKLLAEKDNPQADVVWGTAATSLLVLEQQGMLEGYSPKGIEKVSPEFKDSKEPASWVGIDAWETAIAVNTKELEKRNLPIPRSYEDLIKPEYKGLIVMPNPASSGTGLLTVNGIMQLKGEKEGWAYLDKLHENMAIYTHSGSKPAKMAASGEYPIGISFGYRSITEKKKGAPVEVVFPTEGSGWDVEANALIKKSQIKPESKLFLDWAISDEVMKAYNQNFAIVSVKQEGATLPEGYAVDPIKQLIKLDLNQAAQNRDNVLAEWEKRYATKSEPK
- a CDS encoding aspartate/glutamate racemase family protein — its product is MKTIGLIGGMSWESSLVYYRLINETVKERLGGLHSAKSIMYSVDFAEIEEMQREGRWEEAGERMGLAAKSLEAAGADLIVLCTNTMHKLAYAIEEATSLPFLHIADATAQAIASHGHKRVALLATRFTMEQDFYTGRLRDVHGLEVLLPDEQERKLVHEIIYNELCVGIIREESKRTYQAIIERLVKEGAEAVILGCTEIGLLITAQDCTVPVFDTTAIHAEAAVEAALQ
- a CDS encoding sugar nucleotide-binding protein, with amino-acid sequence MKKRRVLLLGASGYLGSQIYQELLRDNAIDLMGTCFAAQAVHQLLRVDVTDTPSFSAILQELAPHVVIWALMSATDERELIERGLDVLFSQLPEKSKFIFISTDGIFGRGTGSYREQDHPEPLEERNQLAAYSNAKIRGEARIRERHPNHVIVRVGPIYGRNAVGQWDKRVASMYAELEAGREVSRSGNLHKTFVHVEDVGKAIHELLQSSYLGTLHLGPAKKESYYSFYKKMALTLGLNADGVKEALLTEVEALERGIPLDTSLCTKKAHELLQTRFRQA